One Leptodactylus fuscus isolate aLepFus1 chromosome 11, aLepFus1.hap2, whole genome shotgun sequence genomic window, TCATAAAGTGGCCGCTCTCATCCAAGAAGTGGTTTGGATTAAACTCCCAGGAAGAAGAAAATTGTTTGGGGTCTCGATGAACGGTGGAGAGTAAAGGGTAAACTTGTGTGCCCTAAGAAGACAAAACAGACCTGTCAATATTACTGTGATCCTCCATATTGGGTTTGAAGTTAAGATGCTTTGCTTGCTTTTCTTAGTCTGTGAGGGCTAATTCTGGATATTCTGTATTATTACCACCATGTGAGGCTCTTCTTCTacatacaatgaaaaaaaaacatggaaataaAGATCATAACTCCAGAATTTGTGAACCTTGGAAACATGGCAACATTGGATGAGGATGAAGATATTATTTGTTATTACTGGTAGGAAGGTCCTTTGCTGGGACACGGACTGCCTACAGTGGAAGTATCACATAGGGTTGTCTTCTCCTTGACCTTTGGGGCCATGCTGTAATAAGGTCTCATTATTTTCGGTTGAATGTTTTTGCTGTTTCGTAGCTAAGCTTTTCCTCACTTGTGTCAaagattcactttttttttaactaaaccatCCATGTAAAATACCTGGCCGAGGCAGATTGGCTCGTTACCTACACCGCCCCCATGTTAGGCCCAGCTCCCTTATACCTACCTTCGGAATCTGATAACCTCTAAACTGGACATCTCTTGTCACCATACGTGGGACACCCAAAGGAGCAATGTCACAGAATCTCTGGACCTCATGGATAACCGCCTGCGTATAATGCATTTGCATCCTGTCCTCAAAATCTGGGGCCCGATCTCGCCCAATCACTTTATCAATCTCCTCATGGAGCTTCGCTGTAATTAAAGGGACATatattataaccaaatcaatctgTCACATTTGTCGCTGCTAATATTCCTCTTGCACGCGCAGGCAATCACAgcagtactgcgcatgcactGAGAATACGAGCGGCATGATCAtatacactgtgatatatagaCATGGTATGGCCCTGTCAATCTGAGGAAGGGGGCAATAgtaggacagcacaggacagtggGGGCAATGACATGACCATTAGACAGATCCTTAGAATAGAACGTCAATATTTGATCAGCAGGTTAAAGAGGCTTCAGGAGTGGACAGGTCGTAAGCATGGAGGACACAGGGATGTGGAAGAATTGTGGGAGTAGAGAGGGAAGGGTGgacatagcagagctgtgtgtataaggAATgtggatgtagcaaagctgtgtgtggaaAGGACACATTCTAAATGTATTGAAGAATTGAATCAATGTAACAGAACAACTTGGACCTGTTAACAACTTGGATATGGATGACctggtcttaaagaggacctttcaccacctcaaccaattcaggctctttacatcatttaataggcttTGCTCCTTCATTTTGGGTACAGTTGAATTTTTTCTCAAGCTCCctcccttcctgagcaatcagtgctctcggttttggtgcctcatatccTGTTTAAACTCTGCACTttaaagtgggtggtgtcaggcaggagctggCAATGGGGTgggattctgagttctgacaGTCTTCCGTTATTATTGGAGCCCTGAATTGTGGCCATCTGACAGTATAGAGACAATACACCAAAACTAGCTGCACTGATTGAATAGGAATGTTGGGAGCTACAGAAAATAAATTCCCCCAAAAAATTGCAAGTGTATCTTGTCCCAATCTCTAGCAGATACCTGTGTGTAATAGGGTAAAGACAAATCATCATTCTTATCACTTTTGCATTCAGGTGGCAGAAATTTATACTCCGtttccctttaaggccagggccgctGCTACTTTTTGCAAAAATACCAATTGAAATTAACTATTTAGTGACCGGTGCAGCCATAAGAGTGCAGACAACTCTGTGCATGCATGTGACTTGCAGTCGTAGCCTAGTAGTTAAAGCCAATTAGTAGCGCTACAAAGAGTTGCAGTGTAGGCCTGGCCCAAGCATCCATGAATGTGCCACCTCAGGCTCCATGTATTACATTGTCACCTTGTATTTCGGGATATTTCAGTAAGATAAGCAGCCCATGTCTCAAGCTTGTGCTCATAATTTCTGTCCCCGATATGAACAAGTCGCGAGAGGTCACCAGGAGATTTTTTAAAATGAATTCAGTGTTGGGATTATTCTTCTCCTGTGGAGACATTATTGAGAAATCCTGATATAATAAAGGGCAGAAAAGATAAGATCTGCTATCCTCTAATACAGCGATCCCCCAAAACGTGAGCCACAAATCCTTTGATAACGCGTGAAGATTGGCGGGGGTCACGAGCGATCAGTGGTAGCGAGGCTGTACAGTAAATTCTCATCGAAAAGCGCCTCGCACCTTCAGAAAGTTTGGGACCCCGTGCTCTAATGCAGACACCGTGTAGGGTCTTATTACCTGGTCCATTTTGATGAGGAAGCTGTCAATGAAACATCTGGGTGAGTTGGGGTCCAGGGTCTCCCGATTGGCCTTCACCCTCTCGTGTATAAAGTCGATCATTTCCTCTGAAAGTCGGTTTATCCTCTGGAAAGGTCCAGGAATGTAGTTTATAAATGTCGGGAGAAAGGTCAGAAGCTGGAGAggtgcaaaaaacacaaaaataaaattggaAGAGATTCCTAAATCCTTGTCAAGTAGATTTGAGGAATGTTTTGTATAGGCTTCACCTGATCCACAATAACTCACTTTCTAATACACTTACATGTCAGCGTTCACATTGGTCTCCAATTTCACGGACAACAGGTCCACTGTGTCAATTTACCAGTTTGGCTTTGGGCTACTCCTGAGTGTGACGTCACCATTTAACCCCTAAACAGGGATCTGGTCTTCACTGCAGGGAACCACCAGTTCCCTCCTCTAGGGGTAGGTGTCCTGGTGTAGGTGACAGCTGACTTGGCTAGACATATAATATATAACTAATGGGACAGGCAAGAGAGTAGTCAGAGTACGGGCTGAGGTCAGGACTAGCAAAGTAAGGGCAGGGTCAGTGATCCAGggaagaggtcaggacaggcagcacaagTTCAGAGGTCAGGAACAAGCTGGGGTCAGACACAGGTAATCAGCAAATACAGGAAACAGAATGCTATACACACACCTTTGAAGGAAATGGTCAACTAGGAACCTGAATTGCTCAGGCATCTTTCTGTAATTGAGGATGGAGAAGAATGAGACATGCACACTCTATGTGTGGCCAGAACAGGAGATGTAGAGAAAGCTGGGACATTATGAGGCCTATAAGTTAGCAACGGCCATGACTGGTGGGGAAAGTGGGAAGCCATCAGCCCGGACCGCAGACGTTATATCTACCAGGTCCACCACAAGCAGCAAGGCATTTTTATTTCTTATCTTGTCTGTAGTCCATTCCTAGATGATTTCAGCACACTGTAAATAACATTACTCGAAATAGTTACCTGTCCCCAGGTAGAACTAGCAAAATGTAAACTTTCTTCCAGATTTGCAAGCAGTCTGGTAAACCTCTCATCTTCATACTCAAAACGTTCTCCAAATATTATGGAACAGAGAACATTAGAAAAAGCGTCCATGAGCTTCTTGGCCGGATCTACGGGGAGGCCTGGGATGGAAGGAGACAATTCATTGTACAACGCACATCACTGTTTAGCTGTAAGCCCCTCCTGATATATTCTGGGATAGTATGGTGGATATAGGGTGTTAGACATGGCGCCAGCCCAAAGGCTGAGAGTGGCCGTTTAGAGGGGGTCTCTAGGAAAATAGTATTAATGATCaactcttaggataggtcatgagtgTTAAATTAACAGGGGTTCAACATCTGGAACCCCTGCCGATCAGCGGCCACTATATGGAGAACAGAGCTAGAAGCAGATAGTTCTGTCCGGTGTGTAGTGGTTATGTTGGGTTACCGCAGCTCTGCTCCTACAATAACTATCTGAGAAgggctgatcggtggaggtccctGGCTTTGGAACTTGAAATTATAGCGCTGCTCACTCGCTGTACTTCTAGAGGCGCTGGGTTTGGGTACTAAAGCCgtgtcccattcaagtctatgcaGTCCCCATACATGCCACTACTAATAGTAGCACAGTGACTGGCGTGTAGACAATGCCAGGACCTGAAGGATTCcaagaaacagctgatctgctgaGGTCCTGACAGTCAGACCCCCGCCGATCTACATTTGATGGTCTATCTCaaagacaggccatcaatgttaTAAAGTTGGATAACCTTGTGCTTTAGACCATCCTGCACCGTGTCTTACCTTTAAGCTTTCTAAATTCATCCACAACACATTGGGCTTCTTTTTGGATTTTCCATTCCGTGTTTTTCTTTCCAAATCCGAAGCTCTTCAGAGTGAAGGCTCGCAAGATTTTCCATCGTTCACCATTACTCAGGATAAATCCTACAAATATTAAGTAAAACTCCGTCTTACTCGATAGATTGCCGTTGGTGGATCCCATTGGTTGCAGAGAGAAGACTCTGCATGATATTGGCAGAGCAGAAACGTAACAAGATTCTTACGAGTATCAAtgtttcccaatcaaaatcatgTTTGACAATAAGACATTGGGATGGATTTAGTTATGGAACGTTATGGGGAATATTAGTAATAGCTGAAGATGGATAAAAAGGGAGGAAAAGGGACAAATTCCGCAGGGTCTCCACAAGTAATGGTCCATGAACGAGTCAGACCTATGCAAAATTTTAGGTTTATCTCATACAAATTCATCTGTCTGTTTAAGGAGGCAGCGAAGGTGTGTAACCATAGAACTCACCTTCTTGGCATCCTCCAGCGCTCCATCATCATTGGGCCAACAATGGTCTCCTGTTTGACAACAAAGCCTGTAAACAGGACCTTAGTACCAGAGGCCTCCTGATTCTGCCGATAGGATCACAGAAGTGGGGAGAAGCGGTGGcattcacttactgatccccattcCTACCTCCAGgctcctccacttccccttcagccTTCAAGGAGGCCCTGTGCACCAAATATTATGTTATGACACAATGTGCTAATATCTGGGGGcctggaggctgaagaggaagTGGAGAAGGATGGGGGCAGGAACGGGCATCGTTGGATTAAACCGgctggtaatggcctataaaAAAGCAGCAGAGGGCCAGTACGGCTCCCTGAAGGTGCGGGGCTCGCTGGGGGATTGCTTGTAGAGATATGAGCAGGCTATTGCTAAAGTGGCTCATCCTTGACTGGGGTAAGTTTTGGGGAGTCTGTGGTGAGACGTATGTCTGGGTAGGACAAGTGCCCAGTGTTTAGCAGAAGTACGGCTGACCTGAGGCCTGGTTGGTTTGGTCCTTTGGTTCAGTGCAGTGAACTGACTTATAGAAGGGTCATCTGAAAAAGACCCCCGGGACAGAGTTGGGGGTAGTAGAAGGCTACACAGGTTTAaagtacaaaaaattgtgtttgaggGTTTAATAGCGAGTTGCCATTTTGACAGATAACTAGACATCTCCCTTACCGTAGCCCTGGGTAAATCTCTCCAGCACAGGGATGGGGCCTCTGGCACCAAATTCTTCCCCTCGACTCACAAGGGCTTCCTTAACTACTTCATATCCACAGAGAAAAACCACCGGGCTCGAGCCAAAGTAAA contains:
- the LOC142184832 gene encoding cytochrome P450 2G1-like, yielding MDTTWFALLILICIFIYSTWGTISRRRDLPPGPTPLPVIGSLWHLHRGKLVTSFIKLWGQYGPVFTLYFGSSPVVFLCGYEVVKEALVSRGEEFGARGPIPVLERFTQGYGFILSNGERWKILRAFTLKSFGFGKKNTEWKIQKEAQCVVDEFRKLKGLPVDPAKKLMDAFSNVLCSIIFGERFEYEDERFTRLLANLEESLHFASSTWGQLLTFLPTFINYIPGPFQRINRLSEEMIDFIHERVKANRETLDPNSPRCFIDSFLIKMDQEKNNPNTEFILKNLLVTSRDLFISGTEIMSTSLRHGLLILLKYPEIQAKLHEEIDKVIGRDRAPDFEDRMQMHYTQAVIHEVQRFCDIAPLGVPRMVTRDVQFRGYQIPKGTQVYPLLSTVHRDPKQFSSSWEFNPNHFLDESGHFMKNEALMAFSAGKRICPGESLARMELFIFFTNILQNFKLTSQTEFTENDVAPKLMGFLNAPISFNLSFVPR